From the Leptospira biflexa serovar Patoc strain 'Patoc 1 (Paris)' genome, one window contains:
- a CDS encoding dihydrofolate reductase family protein, whose protein sequence is MREIHYYVATSINGFIESQKSQTNLFLNEGDHVNEYFKDLEEYSDVLLGRKTYEYGFEFGLIAGKKAYPWMDHYLISDDPNLKYSEQEITIVRPFEVKSTIQKLRKMETNKNIYLCGGGNLAGLLWQLDEIDRLFLKVNPIILSNGIHLFEQIDTETKLEFVKLKQFESGVILLEYQRKRLDFT, encoded by the coding sequence ATGAGAGAGATCCATTATTACGTTGCGACTTCTATCAATGGCTTTATTGAAAGCCAAAAATCCCAAACCAATCTTTTTCTTAATGAAGGAGACCATGTAAATGAATATTTCAAAGATTTGGAAGAATATTCTGATGTACTACTAGGTCGGAAAACATATGAATATGGTTTTGAATTTGGTCTAATCGCGGGGAAAAAGGCCTATCCGTGGATGGATCATTATCTGATCAGTGATGATCCAAATTTAAAATACTCTGAACAAGAAATTACCATTGTTAGACCATTCGAAGTCAAAAGTACGATTCAGAAACTCCGCAAGATGGAAACAAACAAAAATATTTATCTTTGCGGTGGTGGTAATCTGGCAGGACTACTTTGGCAATTGGATGAAATCGATCGTTTATTTCTTAAGGTAAATCCTATCATTCTTTCGAATGGCATCCATTTATTTGAACAGATTGATACGGAAACGAAATTAGAATTTGTGAAACTTAAACAATTCGAATCTGGTGTGATTTTATTGGAATACCAAAGGAAGAGGCTCGATTTTACTTAA
- a CDS encoding methyl-accepting chemotaxis protein, which produces MFAKFFSPKKAMTISDDLFTEVMIRNNKRMFLSFLSILALANVATLAIKIAGKGSDYLTYESIFIEFILATSILIVGFLLSSRLKTHWVSSYISITGVTLCLLVFQYVIYGATELSATFYISFVLSVLYFNRNASIYNFILIIVSEIVLFVLRPELIPGGPKSNIIVRFLIFVWVGIGATVGATATRILLNLAVEKQKEAKKVLDNLLEMAKTILNTIDLMKQQIKNQDTISEELKQISEHQASSLFEISTSLQELSSKADSNNKIAKSLYQESETSIQSVNDLKAINETVQTGTGSIYKNLDVVTEYSNDTSKHIHLSIDKFNILQEKSREISEFVSVINDIADKVNLLSLNAAIEAARAGEHGRGFAVVAEEISKLALATTKNSKEISKIIKENLSLIGESSELINRSSEMMGKLDTSIGIIKNEITGVGSKIVEIDKAIQTIDNLNTRIYETSRTIETSTNFQKVATEESTKITANISEYATNIVQISKQISESSKSTGGIISKLDSMAKEMTN; this is translated from the coding sequence TTGTTTGCTAAATTTTTTTCCCCGAAGAAAGCCATGACAATTTCCGATGACCTTTTCACGGAAGTAATGATACGAAACAACAAACGAATGTTCTTGTCATTTCTTTCGATCTTAGCTCTTGCCAACGTGGCAACACTTGCCATTAAAATTGCCGGCAAAGGCTCAGATTACTTGACCTACGAAAGTATCTTCATCGAGTTTATTTTAGCTACGTCTATATTGATTGTTGGTTTTTTATTATCTTCTAGATTAAAAACACATTGGGTTTCAAGTTATATCTCCATTACAGGTGTTACATTATGTTTATTGGTATTCCAATACGTAATTTATGGGGCAACCGAACTATCTGCAACATTTTATATCTCTTTTGTTTTAAGCGTATTGTATTTCAATCGTAACGCATCCATTTATAACTTTATCTTAATCATTGTATCCGAAATTGTTTTATTTGTTTTAAGACCTGAATTAATTCCAGGTGGTCCAAAAAGTAATATCATCGTAAGGTTTTTGATTTTTGTTTGGGTCGGTATTGGTGCGACTGTCGGAGCAACTGCAACAAGAATTCTTCTAAACTTGGCTGTAGAAAAACAAAAAGAAGCAAAGAAAGTTTTGGACAATCTATTAGAAATGGCCAAAACCATTCTTAACACGATTGATTTGATGAAACAACAAATTAAGAACCAAGATACAATTTCAGAAGAACTGAAACAAATTTCAGAACACCAAGCATCATCCTTATTTGAAATTTCAACATCTTTACAAGAATTATCTTCTAAAGCTGATTCCAATAATAAAATTGCAAAATCTTTATACCAAGAGTCGGAAACTTCAATTCAATCTGTGAATGACTTAAAAGCCATCAACGAAACCGTACAAACCGGAACAGGTAGTATCTATAAAAATTTAGATGTGGTTACAGAATATTCAAACGACACTTCAAAACACATTCACCTTTCCATTGATAAGTTCAATATCCTTCAGGAAAAAAGTAGGGAAATTTCTGAATTTGTCTCTGTCATCAATGACATTGCTGACAAAGTAAACTTGTTATCTTTGAATGCTGCGATCGAGGCGGCAAGAGCCGGAGAACATGGACGAGGTTTTGCGGTTGTTGCAGAAGAAATCTCCAAGTTGGCTCTTGCCACGACAAAAAACTCCAAGGAAATTTCTAAAATCATCAAAGAAAACCTTTCATTGATTGGTGAAAGTAGTGAACTCATCAACCGGTCCTCGGAGATGATGGGAAAACTAGACACATCCATTGGTATCATTAAAAATGAAATCACGGGAGTTGGTTCTAAAATCGTAGAAATTGATAAAGCAATCCAAACCATTGACAACTTAAATACACGAATTTATGAAACGAGTAGGACCATTGAAACCTCCACAAACTTCCAAAAAGTAGCAACAGAAGAGTCAACAAAAATTACTGCAAACATCTCTGAGTATGCAACGAACATTGTGCAAATTTCCAAACAAATTTCGGAAAGTAGCAAATCTACAGGGGGGATCATTTCTAAACTCGATTCGATGGCGAAAGAGATGACGAATTGA
- a CDS encoding RNA polymerase sigma factor, protein MDELAVLPHLFRLEYSKIVSVLCKRYGFHQIETAEDIASETFLVASQAWGNNGIPEKPVAWLYAVAKNKAKNLIQRDSLYQNKILPRYQIENYVEDHDFDLSEENVKDSQLRMLFALSHPLIPLESQIGISLKILCGFGIEEIAKVFLSNKETINKRLSRAKEKLRENNISLELPSSDDLKSRLTSVLRTIYLIFNEGYASHNQDKILRKDFCLEAIRLCTFLLENEKTNTPEVNALLSLFCFHISRFDARMNDAGEIVLFEDQNRNLWNQEFIQKGEYFFIQSNKDRNISKYHLEAAIAYWHTLSEDKVDKWETIYTLYTGLLEFESSQILLLNRAYALFRFKGRDEALEELGRLDFPSNRYYFSLLGEIYCEFDRKKAKDCFRKAYSMAEKPSDRLAIQKRMNLME, encoded by the coding sequence ATGGATGAATTAGCTGTTTTGCCTCATTTGTTCCGATTGGAATATTCCAAAATTGTATCTGTACTGTGCAAACGGTATGGATTCCATCAAATTGAAACGGCTGAGGATATCGCCAGTGAAACATTTTTAGTCGCGTCCCAGGCATGGGGTAACAATGGGATTCCCGAGAAACCCGTTGCTTGGTTGTATGCAGTAGCAAAAAATAAGGCTAAAAATTTAATCCAAAGAGATTCACTTTATCAGAATAAAATCCTACCACGTTACCAAATTGAAAATTATGTAGAGGATCATGATTTTGATCTCTCAGAAGAAAATGTAAAGGATAGTCAATTGAGAATGCTTTTTGCCCTTTCTCATCCTTTGATTCCTTTAGAATCTCAGATTGGTATATCACTTAAGATTTTATGCGGTTTTGGGATAGAAGAAATAGCAAAAGTATTTCTTTCAAATAAGGAAACGATAAATAAAAGATTGTCCCGAGCCAAGGAAAAACTAAGGGAAAACAATATTTCTCTCGAATTACCATCATCAGATGATCTAAAGTCTAGATTAACGTCCGTTCTTCGAACGATATATTTAATATTCAATGAAGGTTATGCCTCTCATAACCAGGATAAAATTTTGAGAAAAGATTTCTGTTTGGAAGCAATTCGTCTTTGTACTTTTTTATTGGAAAATGAGAAAACGAATACACCTGAAGTAAATGCTCTCCTGTCACTATTTTGTTTTCATATATCAAGATTTGATGCAAGAATGAATGATGCTGGTGAAATCGTTTTATTCGAAGATCAGAATCGTAATCTTTGGAATCAAGAATTCATTCAAAAAGGTGAGTATTTTTTTATACAGTCAAACAAGGATCGGAACATTTCTAAATATCATTTAGAAGCTGCAATTGCATATTGGCATACTTTGTCTGAAGACAAGGTGGATAAATGGGAAACAATTTATACTCTTTATACTGGTCTTTTAGAATTTGAATCTTCTCAAATTTTATTATTAAATCGTGCTTATGCGCTTTTTCGTTTTAAGGGTAGGGACGAAGCTCTGGAAGAGCTGGGACGATTAGATTTCCCTTCAAATCGTTATTATTTTTCTTTATTAGGTGAGATATATTGTGAGTTCGATCGAAAAAAAGCGAAAGATTGTTTTCGCAAAGCGTATTCGATGGCAGAGAAACCAAGTGATCGGTTGGCAATTCAAAAGAGAATGAATCTAATGGAGTAA
- a CDS encoding alpha/beta hydrolase produces MDKKNDRELEQNLRKSIYRFGLYLGLIVVMALIVVFLGLWKASNQILFPALAGISKDFKECNSDAETNFGKFCGNIRLSKQYKYQEIKIPSINGYELPGWLIPARENGKSVHKGVVIFVHGGGSDRREFSRFIPFYLHQGFDIISFDLSCHGEAPCLFPGLSFGSREFRDVLSAYLYTEKKYQNIIMVGSSVGASSLLISLPFLKAVKGLVLENPMLDFKSLILESPESANLPNWMLQSLIEIVYIRGNFDFLLSPKNSLSFVNDVPLFIIHSKEDSVVTFHHSESLVNLYKGPVDFWFPNFGSHGKVWDTNQIEYESKVQNFIQKNITH; encoded by the coding sequence ATGGACAAAAAAAATGATCGAGAGCTGGAACAAAATCTAAGGAAATCAATTTATCGTTTTGGATTGTATCTTGGCCTAATTGTTGTTATGGCGTTGATAGTCGTGTTTCTAGGTTTGTGGAAGGCAAGCAATCAGATTTTATTTCCTGCCCTTGCTGGGATTAGTAAAGATTTTAAAGAATGTAATTCTGATGCTGAGACTAACTTTGGGAAATTCTGCGGAAATATTCGATTATCAAAACAATACAAATATCAAGAAATCAAGATACCATCAATCAATGGGTATGAATTACCTGGATGGCTGATTCCGGCTCGCGAGAATGGCAAATCGGTTCACAAAGGTGTTGTTATATTTGTTCATGGAGGAGGGTCTGACAGGAGAGAGTTTTCTCGATTCATTCCATTTTATCTCCACCAAGGTTTTGATATAATCAGTTTCGACCTTTCTTGTCATGGTGAAGCTCCTTGTTTGTTTCCTGGTTTGAGTTTTGGTAGTAGAGAATTTAGAGATGTACTGTCGGCGTATCTCTATACCGAAAAAAAATATCAGAATATTATAATGGTTGGTTCTTCCGTTGGAGCCTCTTCACTATTGATATCTCTCCCATTTTTGAAGGCTGTGAAGGGATTGGTTTTAGAAAACCCTATGCTTGATTTTAAAAGTTTAATTTTAGAATCTCCTGAATCTGCTAATTTACCTAACTGGATGCTTCAATCCCTGATAGAAATTGTATACATTCGTGGAAATTTTGATTTTTTACTGAGCCCTAAAAATTCTTTGTCATTTGTCAATGATGTGCCTTTATTCATCATTCATAGTAAAGAAGATTCAGTTGTGACTTTCCACCATTCAGAGTCTCTTGTGAATCTTTACAAAGGACCGGTAGATTTTTGGTTCCCAAATTTTGGATCTCACGGAAAAGTTTGGGATACAAATCAAATTGAATACGAATCGAAAGTGCAAAATTTCATTCAAAAAAATATAACACACTGA
- a CDS encoding ankyrin repeat domain-containing protein: MMKLDPQFVASNKKVLILFFSFLNYFPILGIDLRQCYNTSKGILLPVFFLTLILNCVTPPEPKAKLKPNLIQMVKAGDWFETQEFLTKNPDSVESINESGERAIHAAANLGDSKQLKILIKFKANVNAKNLQGMTALHIVSSEGYADCAKVLLDAGALPNEKDQIDKLPIHYAVTNSSSNITVLKLLVKYGSLLDPKDKKGETPLLIAIRRKNYQFAKFLISNRASIDVVDKKGFSLLHLLALKGHTELLKILIELGANPNKVIEKGNVSPLHFATMNGHLEFVQYLLARGANPDIQDETGYTALHYAVKEGDLELVTTLLRKKANPNLRTIDGYSPIFVAAQEGHADIARILLENHADPNLQGNDGRAAIHKACNEGYLEILKILLEFKANKEIRSRQGWTPIITASSAGHLKMVQLLIEQKVDLNAITEYKTTALYSAASEGHMEVVEALLNGGALTDVPGTSSPIGVARVNGHKQIAELIQKRSK; the protein is encoded by the coding sequence ATGATGAAACTAGATCCTCAGTTCGTTGCGTCAAATAAAAAGGTTTTGATTCTTTTTTTCAGTTTTCTGAACTATTTTCCTATCCTTGGGATCGATTTGAGACAGTGTTACAATACCTCAAAGGGTATTTTACTCCCGGTTTTCTTTTTGACCCTTATTTTGAATTGTGTGACTCCGCCCGAACCAAAGGCAAAACTGAAACCAAATTTAATCCAAATGGTAAAAGCGGGTGATTGGTTTGAAACACAAGAATTCCTAACAAAAAATCCTGATAGCGTCGAATCGATAAACGAAAGTGGCGAGCGAGCCATCCACGCTGCAGCTAACTTAGGCGATTCGAAACAATTAAAAATATTAATCAAGTTCAAAGCCAATGTCAATGCAAAGAACCTTCAAGGTATGACAGCATTACACATTGTCAGTTCGGAAGGGTATGCTGATTGCGCAAAAGTATTGTTAGATGCTGGCGCCTTGCCGAACGAAAAAGATCAAATAGACAAATTGCCAATCCACTATGCAGTTACCAATTCCTCTAGTAATATCACTGTTTTAAAACTCTTGGTAAAATATGGGTCTCTTCTTGATCCGAAAGACAAAAAAGGAGAAACTCCATTACTCATTGCGATTCGTAGGAAAAATTATCAATTCGCAAAATTCCTAATTTCTAATCGAGCATCGATCGATGTGGTAGACAAAAAAGGATTCAGTTTATTACATTTGCTAGCATTAAAGGGTCATACAGAATTATTAAAAATTTTAATCGAGTTAGGTGCAAATCCAAACAAAGTCATTGAAAAAGGAAATGTTTCCCCTCTTCACTTTGCTACGATGAATGGACATCTAGAATTTGTCCAATATCTGTTGGCACGCGGGGCAAATCCAGACATCCAAGATGAAACAGGTTATACAGCATTACACTATGCTGTGAAAGAAGGAGATCTGGAATTGGTGACAACACTTCTACGGAAAAAAGCAAATCCGAATCTCCGAACAATTGATGGTTATAGTCCGATTTTTGTAGCGGCACAAGAAGGCCATGCTGATATCGCAAGGATTTTATTGGAAAATCATGCCGATCCTAATTTGCAAGGAAACGATGGTAGAGCCGCTATCCACAAAGCATGTAATGAAGGTTATTTAGAAATTTTAAAAATATTGTTAGAATTTAAGGCTAACAAAGAAATTCGATCTCGACAAGGTTGGACTCCAATCATTACCGCAAGCAGTGCTGGTCATTTAAAAATGGTTCAATTACTGATCGAACAAAAAGTAGACTTGAATGCAATCACAGAGTATAAAACCACTGCCCTGTATTCCGCGGCATCCGAGGGGCATATGGAAGTGGTAGAGGCCTTACTCAATGGGGGAGCGTTAACGGACGTCCCAGGAACCAGTTCTCCCATCGGTGTCGCAAGAGTGAATGGCCACAAACAAATTGCGGAACTCATCCAAAAAAGAAGCAAGTGA
- a CDS encoding LA_0442/LA_0875 N-terminal domain-containing protein, protein MNKIIPYLCVLFLFFSGSLRSETILLKSGEKWEGTVLTQDKDIVTIKLADGNTKRIPKSAIRKVSFAKKAESNPVKVEPQISEKEKKLNEEKELAEKQKKEDENFKSKETNQKKREDELSSAKRHYLEGSFGIGSGESQSELRPFYQTIQVAGLLFNSGGQAEIQSTPYKTKNQSATTRLFYAWNRLTIEIRGTEAKGNFDVSGIQTLTYGGGGSSFATDSNTNVLFGNGESKFQKLSSRVGFSPYPHPVFDLQILGGLERIWSKSNHEVDSLGGNTATGINPNRVSYRETNNSFKGYSFGIGFEWKFWERFTLQGQVLHLDMKGPSSFRSNEFRLDSSPFRYDHYRLDYQWKSTGTEVNVKFTTRVHGDFSLFMEASNMTLNNKLQSGYITESDSGGDSDPAQILLRVYGPQKLIPMLYDSKTILSYVQVGANYRFHF, encoded by the coding sequence ATGAATAAAATAATACCTTACCTATGTGTTCTCTTTCTTTTTTTCAGTGGATCTCTCCGTAGTGAAACAATTCTTCTCAAGTCAGGAGAAAAATGGGAAGGTACAGTCCTCACTCAAGATAAGGATATAGTGACGATCAAACTCGCTGACGGTAATACAAAACGGATTCCAAAGTCAGCGATCCGTAAAGTTTCTTTTGCTAAAAAGGCTGAATCCAACCCTGTTAAAGTGGAACCTCAGATTTCGGAGAAGGAAAAGAAACTCAATGAAGAAAAAGAACTCGCTGAAAAACAAAAAAAGGAAGATGAAAATTTCAAATCCAAAGAAACAAATCAGAAAAAAAGAGAGGATGAACTTTCGAGTGCGAAACGACATTATCTAGAAGGTTCCTTTGGTATTGGAAGTGGTGAGAGCCAATCAGAGCTCCGTCCTTTTTATCAAACCATACAAGTGGCTGGACTTCTTTTTAACAGTGGTGGTCAAGCTGAGATACAATCCACGCCATACAAAACGAAAAATCAAAGTGCAACAACGCGTTTGTTTTACGCTTGGAACCGCCTCACCATTGAGATTCGCGGAACTGAAGCAAAAGGAAATTTTGATGTGAGTGGCATTCAGACACTTACTTATGGGGGAGGTGGCTCGTCATTTGCTACTGACAGTAATACCAATGTTCTTTTTGGAAACGGAGAGTCAAAGTTTCAAAAACTGTCTTCTCGGGTAGGTTTTTCTCCTTACCCACATCCGGTATTTGACCTTCAAATATTGGGAGGGCTAGAAAGAATTTGGTCCAAGAGCAATCATGAAGTTGATAGTCTCGGAGGGAATACTGCCACTGGTATCAATCCCAACCGAGTGAGTTATCGAGAAACAAACAATTCGTTTAAAGGTTATAGTTTTGGAATCGGATTTGAATGGAAATTTTGGGAACGATTCACTTTACAAGGACAGGTTTTGCATTTGGATATGAAAGGTCCATCATCCTTTCGAAGTAACGAATTTCGATTGGATAGCTCTCCGTTTCGATACGATCACTATCGTTTAGATTACCAGTGGAAGTCGACTGGAACCGAAGTGAATGTAAAATTCACAACAAGGGTCCATGGTGACTTTAGTTTATTTATGGAAGCAAGCAATATGACCCTGAATAACAAATTACAGTCTGGTTATATCACAGAAAGCGATAGTGGTGGGGATAGTGATCCAGCACAAATATTACTAAGAGTCTATGGACCACAGAAATTAATTCCAATGTTATATGATTCAAAGACAATATTGTCTTACGTTCAAGTCGGTGCAAACTATCGTTTTCATTTTTGA
- a CDS encoding YciI family protein: MEEYLILMRLDLLTKEAQPSPEQLQIYMQQYREWVNSIVTKNKFLSGTALSTEGRVIQHNTIVTDGPFVETKESLAGFITILAESFEEALGIAKQCPILLGEGNSVEIRKIMGIHKEE, translated from the coding sequence ATGGAAGAATACTTAATTTTAATGCGACTCGATCTACTGACCAAAGAAGCCCAACCATCACCGGAACAGTTACAAATTTACATGCAACAGTATAGGGAATGGGTAAATTCGATTGTAACAAAAAATAAGTTTTTATCAGGTACAGCTTTGTCTACCGAGGGAAGAGTCATCCAACACAATACGATTGTTACTGATGGACCATTTGTGGAAACCAAAGAGTCTTTAGCAGGTTTTATAACAATTTTAGCCGAGAGTTTTGAAGAAGCATTGGGTATTGCGAAACAATGCCCCATTCTTTTGGGTGAAGGGAATAGCGTCGAAATCCGAAAGATAATGGGCATTCATAAGGAAGAATAA
- the leuC gene encoding 3-isopropylmalate dehydratase large subunit codes for MGQTLYDKIWERHRILENSDSESILYVDRHILHEVTSAQAFEGLRTKKRDVRRKDLTFGVVDHNVSTKDRKNRDAAGPVSRLQIETMEKNCFDFGIRLFGPDDPNQGIVHVVGPELGFTTPGSVIVCGDSHTATHGAFGALAFGIGTSEVEHVLATQSLKQSKTKSMLVQFHGKPGFGITSKDIILALIKKMGTSGGRGFTIEYGGEWVRSLSMEGRMTLCNMSIEAGARASLIAPDQMTFNYLKDKKLVPQGERFKEAIEYWKTFFTDKDAVFDEIIEFDISNIKPQVTWGTNPSQTISIDEMIPNPEDFIEGRARETAANALAYMDLKPGTPISEIQIDKVFIGSCTNARIEDLRFAAEVTKGKKVHPRVQALVVPGSGSVKAQAESEGLDTIFKDAGFEWREPGCSLCLAMNDDVLLPGERCASTSNRNFEGRQGRGGRTHLVSPSMAAAAAVTGKLTDVRELA; via the coding sequence ATGGGACAAACTCTATATGATAAAATTTGGGAACGTCATCGGATCTTGGAGAATTCAGACTCTGAATCGATTTTATATGTGGATCGACATATCCTGCATGAAGTGACTTCTGCCCAAGCATTCGAAGGATTAAGAACGAAAAAAAGAGATGTTCGAAGGAAGGATCTCACCTTCGGAGTTGTGGATCATAATGTTTCTACAAAAGATCGTAAAAACAGAGATGCTGCAGGACCAGTCTCCCGACTACAAATTGAGACAATGGAGAAAAACTGTTTTGATTTTGGAATTCGTTTGTTCGGTCCAGACGATCCAAATCAAGGGATTGTACATGTGGTGGGTCCTGAGTTAGGATTTACAACTCCAGGATCTGTGATCGTTTGTGGAGATTCTCATACAGCAACTCATGGAGCCTTTGGTGCATTGGCCTTTGGAATAGGGACAAGTGAAGTCGAACATGTGTTAGCGACTCAAAGTCTCAAACAGTCGAAAACAAAATCTATGCTCGTCCAATTCCATGGGAAACCTGGATTTGGAATCACATCTAAAGATATCATACTTGCGCTCATTAAAAAGATGGGAACATCCGGAGGAAGGGGTTTCACAATCGAATATGGAGGTGAATGGGTACGTTCACTATCTATGGAAGGCAGAATGACTCTTTGTAATATGAGTATCGAAGCGGGAGCAAGGGCAAGCCTCATCGCTCCGGACCAAATGACATTTAATTATCTGAAAGATAAAAAACTAGTTCCCCAAGGTGAGAGATTTAAAGAAGCAATCGAATATTGGAAAACTTTTTTCACAGATAAAGATGCCGTTTTTGATGAGATAATTGAATTCGATATTTCTAATATAAAACCGCAGGTCACATGGGGAACCAATCCATCACAGACGATATCCATTGATGAAATGATCCCGAATCCTGAAGATTTCATTGAGGGACGAGCAAGAGAAACAGCAGCCAATGCCTTGGCGTATATGGATTTAAAACCAGGAACTCCAATTTCGGAGATTCAGATCGATAAGGTGTTCATTGGCTCTTGTACAAATGCAAGGATAGAAGATTTACGTTTTGCGGCAGAAGTAACAAAAGGAAAAAAAGTCCATCCAAGAGTGCAAGCCTTGGTCGTTCCAGGTTCAGGATCAGTGAAAGCACAGGCTGAATCAGAAGGTTTGGATACAATTTTCAAAGATGCTGGATTCGAATGGAGAGAACCTGGTTGTTCCCTTTGTCTTGCAATGAACGACGATGTATTACTACCAGGAGAAAGGTGTGCCTCCACTTCTAACCGCAACTTTGAAGGAAGACAAGGTCGAGGAGGGAGGACACATTTAGTCAGTCCTTCCATGGCAGCTGCCGCAGCAGTGACTGGTAAATTGACAGATGTGAGGGAATTAGCATGA
- a CDS encoding LysR family transcriptional regulator: MEFRQIVYFLEIANTGTFQKAATQLGLTQPALSRQIFLLEKELGVIVLERGGRSVRLTHEGEKFYQYSIRMKELWEEIQNGFAKENELKGNFSISAGGTVSAWILPQILKEILTKRKGLSLSVREGDASETKNSVLKGEVDLGILTGPIAEPSLNVIEFLSDQIYPVATKDHPIFLKKKIRIEDLKKQSVVFFHPGSALRKAVEKKIKSFSKEFGPNITMELRSVESVIKSLEAGLGIGFLSKYSMNQKLQKINFEDWNVERKFYLCYRKKSGPGLTMLAEEILRSTELWKSKKENSSLS; this comes from the coding sequence ATGGAATTCAGACAGATCGTTTATTTTCTTGAAATCGCTAACACAGGCACATTCCAAAAAGCGGCAACGCAACTAGGATTAACACAACCGGCACTCTCTAGACAAATTTTTCTTTTAGAAAAGGAATTAGGAGTCATAGTATTGGAAAGAGGAGGAAGGTCTGTTCGACTAACACACGAAGGTGAAAAGTTCTATCAGTATTCAATTCGAATGAAAGAATTATGGGAAGAGATACAAAATGGTTTTGCAAAAGAAAACGAACTCAAAGGAAACTTTTCCATTTCAGCGGGAGGTACCGTTTCTGCATGGATCTTACCTCAAATCTTAAAGGAAATCCTAACAAAAAGAAAAGGACTATCGCTTTCAGTCCGTGAAGGAGATGCTAGTGAAACAAAAAACTCAGTGTTAAAAGGAGAAGTAGATCTTGGGATTTTGACAGGTCCCATTGCAGAACCTAGTCTGAATGTAATCGAATTTTTATCCGATCAGATTTATCCTGTCGCAACAAAGGACCATCCAATTTTTTTAAAAAAGAAAATTAGAATCGAGGACTTAAAAAAACAATCCGTTGTCTTTTTTCATCCGGGTTCTGCTCTTAGAAAGGCAGTGGAGAAGAAGATTAAATCGTTCTCTAAAGAATTTGGCCCCAATATCACAATGGAACTGAGGAGTGTAGAATCCGTTATCAAATCTTTGGAAGCCGGATTAGGAATCGGTTTTTTATCCAAATATTCGATGAATCAAAAACTACAAAAAATTAATTTCGAAGACTGGAATGTGGAAAGAAAATTTTATCTTTGTTATCGTAAAAAATCTGGACCCGGACTTACGATGCTTGCAGAAGAAATTTTAAGATCCACTGAACTTTGGAAATCCAAAAAAGAAAACTCCTCCCTTTCCTAG
- the leuD gene encoding 3-isopropylmalate dehydratase small subunit, translated as MSVKSWTVHTGVAVSMPREDIDTDQILPKQFMKLIDKKGFGNHLFHDWRYLDWAGKIPNPEFILNQETFQNASVLIAGKNFGCGSSREHAPWALSDFGFRVIIAPSFADIFSINSAKNGIALVRLKDEEVSSLHHWVRNHSGSPIRINLESFEVKAGEQTYSFYLDSGSTNRIRNGWDDIDTTLNNEREILEFERKQKMETPFLEVHW; from the coding sequence ATGAGTGTAAAAAGTTGGACAGTCCATACGGGAGTGGCGGTATCCATGCCCAGAGAAGATATTGATACGGACCAAATACTTCCAAAACAATTTATGAAATTAATTGATAAGAAAGGTTTTGGAAACCATTTGTTTCATGATTGGCGGTATTTAGACTGGGCGGGAAAGATTCCTAATCCCGAATTCATTTTGAACCAAGAAACATTTCAGAATGCGAGTGTGCTCATTGCTGGAAAAAATTTCGGATGCGGCTCGAGTCGAGAACATGCACCTTGGGCCCTTTCTGATTTCGGATTCCGAGTGATCATCGCTCCTTCTTTTGCCGACATCTTTTCCATCAATTCTGCGAAGAATGGGATTGCTCTTGTTCGATTGAAAGATGAAGAGGTTTCTTCTCTTCATCACTGGGTTAGGAATCATTCTGGATCCCCAATTAGGATCAATTTGGAATCATTTGAAGTAAAAGCAGGTGAGCAAACCTACTCTTTTTATTTGGATTCTGGTTCCACCAATCGGATCCGAAATGGTTGGGATGATATCGATACCACGCTAAACAATGAGAGAGAGATATTGGAATTCGAAAGGAAACAAAAAATGGAAACTCCATTTTTAGAAGTGCATTGGTAA